The DNA segment GGAGGATATCAATGATCTCTTGCTGGGTCTTGTTTCCATTTAGATAATTGAGTGCCTTGGCAGTATATTCCTCACAAAGTGCACAAGCGTCTGGTTTTCTGATTAGTTCTGCAATTTGAAAATAGATCAACAAGATTATTTATGCCACATTAGCGTTTCAAACTACATTTGAAAGAATTATTTAAAGCAGTTTCTTAGATATGCACATGATGCTCAATCAACCTACATGGTTCAGTGGACTAACGAAAACTAGCAAGTATTTCAAATGGActagtgtttttgaaaaattgggCCATTAGTTTTAAGCCTGAGAAGAGTGTTTAGAATAAAATTCTTCACTTACACTATTTTGTTGGGAGATGCAAATCATGGAGTATAGGAACATCCATCACTTAATACACACAACACAAGTCCTTAACAAAAGTATTTTGAGAACATTCAAGCCCTTTAATCTTCAAATCCCGGTTTGTCATTAGCTTTTTACCCTCTTCGTTTCTGAGGGGAACTAACAGCTGATGTTTCTACTAAGACTTTTTTATGAAATGCCTAATTTGAGGAAGGTCACTGAAGTTTACATGGTTGACCTATAGTACTATCGCTTCAATACATCAACCCATTTTCTTGTCACTGGTCTCATTTTATATTATCCCACAAAATTAGTATACCTCAATAATTTCACTACAAATTTTTCATACCACCCTTTATTTCAATCTGATCATACTTTTTGACAATTGACAAGTGTCAATGCCAGCATTTGTTTTAAGTGTTGGTTAATCTATGCTTAACCTAGCTGCCACTTTCACGTTCACCAAAGCAATAGACTAAAAATGGGGGATTGAAAATGTCATCTACAATACATGCCTCCACTTAATTAACTTCCTAATAAGGATAGTAAAAAAGCAAAGAAAATGAATAATGAAATTAGTGAAAAAGTTCTCAAAAGACAGAGTTTGCTGTATTACTGATGAAGTGATCACGGTTAGCCAGTTCTCTTGCATCACAAACCCAGGCAGCACCCAATACAAGAAGAAACAAGAGTGTCATTCTCCCCTCCATGGTTCCTATAACAAAACTTTTTTCAAAAATGATAACATCCATCAGGGAAAaagttgaaattaattaaatttcaggGCTATTATAAAGAACACCATTTCtgaaaaacatatcaaaacatgATGTTATTTGATAGAACATAGGTGAACACACTGAATATAATTTACTTAGACACCAGTAAGAATATATATCATATTTGTTGTTAGCACAAAGGTGAACACACAGAAGCAGAAAATGGCGTGCTAAGAGTTAAGACCATAAATCTTTATGCAGTGAAACTCTTGAATCACCTCAGTACTTCAAAAGTTACAAGGCACAGCTCTGAGTTTGATATAATGAAgccaaaaaaacataaaattcagTTCATGCACCCCCGAGAAAAGAAAATCCTGATGGAGAATAATTTTGTCAGCAATGGTCAACCATAAACCAATGATCAGAAGTGAAAAAGAACCAGAAAATTGAATCTGGCCGAACCATATTGTTATCCAACACAGATAAGATAACAACCTATAATAGTTGAATGCCTGACATGATATGGGGGGAGACTAGCGAGAAAACATTAATTTCGAGGACTAGAGGGTGATAATGTTggaaaaaacgggtaattttcccactaaaacagaggaataataaaagagaaaaaacacaccagaaaatgGTTCACGAAGTTCAGCCAATTTAACCTAATCTCCAAACAGTCCAATTTTATtggaggagagtttaatttataaccctcaaacctcctttccaaacaatgaacccaccaatgtgggacttgggattaagccaaaatcaacaaataactaaagagagaaaaaatactaaatttCTTAGTGGTTTACATTAGAAACAAATTAAACCAGGTATGAAGAGAAGAGAGATTACTTTTTTGTTGAGCCTTTTGAGGAGATTCACAGGGATTCTAACTTAATCTCACACTGGATTtctaaactttaatttttttttaaatgaaacgATGAACAGAATGATGAAAGAAGGTGGTAGCAGTGATTCCTTGCTGGAACTTGGGAGTGCCTTGTGGTTGGTGCAAGGAATGGTTCAGAATGAAAGAGGGGGTCTAGCTTTCATGAACAAAATCAAGATGCTTCATCTTTGATGCTCTGTGCATCTCTCTCTCCCAAAACAAAAATCTGCCAAAGACTTCAACTAGAACCGAAAAAGTGAAAAGGAAAGTCTTTTATTAGTCTTAACTCCTAAGTAATGAAGGAACCTTTTTTCTTACTTTCTATTTTCAATTTGAATAAATAGAATATAGGTTACTTACCTATGTTACATAACAGGGAATATAATACATAATTTTGAATGTTTTAATCAAACATTATGTGACTTTCTAGTATGTTTTGTACTGGTCTATGCTTGGGATCTCTATCCCTTGCTTCCTCTTATTACTAACCATATGCCTTCATATTCATTCATCATTCACTTTACTcttattataaaaactaaaagcaCTGACACACCATTCCAAGTGGTGGCTTGTATATACTATGTTCAAAAAGTCATAAGAATTTGAGAGCATCACTATACTTTTCATCACCATCCAAACCTCCATCAACTAGGTCCTCTTAGACAAGTTTTAATAGCTTGATCTGCAATATTTTCTTCTTGATGGCCATCTTTTTCTCACTTCTTAGTAGGTTGTTGACCACATTATTCTTCTTTACCATTTACTTCTAATATAGTTAGTAAATGAAACTCATCATCAACCGATTCACCGTAAAATTTAGGTATTGGATCAGGTTTATTATCAAAACAATTTATTCATCTTCCTAAATTCGCTAAATAGTTATTTAAAAGCACAATAATATCAACATAATCTATAATAAAATGTAAGTCatctttcatatttttcttgcCATGAAAAAGTACATGTCTTCAACTTCATGATACTTTTACAACTTCATTAGCCAATTATTGATGTAATTCTCATCCAAATTTTCTCACACACAAACCTCCCCCACCCCTCTCACTGTACTCCAAAGGACCAAGTCATTCCTCATGAACTTTCCACCTTGGTGCAACATAAAATTTAGTTTGAGTGTCATTATGCAAATATCACACAATTAAACTGCACGTTAAATGTATATTCTCAATCAAACTAGTACATCATCCATTATATAAAGTTTCAATATTTTACCATTGTCTATTAAGAGAAGGAGTAATATGCCAACAAAGTTATGATATAATGactcatttataaaaaaaaatgatttagaaACATATGAATCAGCCTCTTCttttttcaaaaatcaatttaaatatttactcaATTGATTTTGGTAATGTGGTACCAAAACTAGTGATGGTTCCTTAACCATTTATAGTAATCATTGCTTCTAACATTGACTAGTTTTTACcaatataagataaaataattaattatattcaaCTGTATTACTTAAAGATTAGTGAGGAGCATGAATAAAAGGTGGTGGATTACTTAATAAAGATTAGTTAGGACCATATAAGAGGTGGGCCACTTAATAATTTCTCTTATTATGGAGATTTTGGTTgatgatatgaaaaaatatttcatactaCCATTTCATAATTGGTTCTAGTGTTTTCTGATGGAGctcaaaaaacaaaattatcgTTCAGCCCACTGCAAAAAGCAGAATATTTGCTGCAATATAAAGTTTTTCTTCTGAAGAACTGCATGCAAACATAAGATTACGTATTTCCAAATAATTAAACAAGCTTGAGTATTACAAATTTACAACCACTACACAGAAAGTTTCAACTTTTTATTGATAATGTGCTGACACATGATTACTAGTATTAAAAACTTTACACTGACAATGCTTCGAAATTGTACACTCCCTCCTCCTTATTACATTGTATATGGAAATCTTACAGTAACAAGGGAGCCATAAATCTGGTAGAGTTTTGTTTCTATAGTTAAGAGTCTGAAAGAAGAGCTTGCTCGCTAGCTACTTCTGAAGATTTGCAGGCATGTACTACAGTGCATATATCTACATTCTCCAGGAATTTCTCAGCATTGTCAAAAACCAAGAGTCCATACTCGAAAACCATTCTCTTGCACTGCAAACAATTTGGAAGACAAATGAATAATCAAAGTCAAAATGGGATTAGGAAAATTATGCTCTAGTGCACTTTCTATACAACACTGCAAATTCTTAGTTGTGAATGCATATTGGCCTAGTTCATTATGTACCATGACATCCGCAATCCAAATACTATAATCACTATTCTTAATTCAAAAAGTCCTTCTCCCAGTATCTGAAGATAATTGCTGTAGAGTTTGTTTCTCTGGGAGGTGCAATGAGCATCCAGAAATAAATTTTCACACTAGAGTCAATTATTGATGGTAAGGAAGTTGTCTAGTCCATGAAGTTATTATTAATGCAAGGAAATTACTGGATTTCCAAGAATGAAAGTTTCTAATTTGGTCAATAGGATAGAAGTTGGAAATTGAAACTTAATATGATTGAAAACAAATTGAGGAAAATGGAGGAATTTGTCAGATTTTGCTCACCTTATTTGCATACTTCTCCACTGCATTGCACAACTTCAGTAGTGTCTCAATTATCTCTAGCTGACATTTTGAAATAAAAGGTTAGCAGTTTATTCAACAAAACAATCTAAACCAAGCAGGGGTAGTGCTAGAATTACCACTTTGGAGGGGTCAAAGTAAAGATAGCAGAGGACTCTAAAGTGAACAAAGATGGTAGAAATCTACCTATTACATATATTTTAGAAATCTACATGTTACATATATTTTCCCCTGTTTTTCCACtgggataatttttttttatttctaattaaatattGTGCATATACGTCCTAATTCTGCAACcattataataaaattctttttttttatttttctgcaacCATATGGtttctcaaattaaaaaaaagagtctAATTTGCATTCAAAATCTTTATACAATGGTTTTAAAACTGTGGAAGCAATTCAATACGCAACACCCATCAGAGTTTTGTAGAAGATGAAAGGTGTGTAAAACTTGAAACTTATGAAAAAGTTTGCTCATACCAGGACAGATGAAGTAAAATTTCACACCAGGGTCACACTTCATAGCATGAAGATGAAATTGCTTACCTTAGTGTCACTATCTTTCAACTTAACCAACAGAGTTGAAACAGTTTCTTCGCAAAACTCACAGGCATCTTCTTGAACTTGCAGAGAAATATGTTCAGTGAGCTGACAGATATCGATCTTGTGGCAGAATTCTCTAGGCTTAAGTGAAGCTACTTCCGAGAGGAAAATAGGAGTATAATAGTCTACCAAAGCAATGCACTGTGCGATACAGAAGAAACAATTAAGTTCATAGAGGATATCATCTGATAGTTTGTTATTTATTCACTTATGCTCCCTTTGAAGTCTAAAATGTGCCTGACAGTTGTCTGGCCAGGTGAATATCGTCTTAAGGCACTTAACTCTTTCATGCTCATTGGATTGGATCTGGTTCTATATGACAAGTTATTATGAGTATCATATTTTGAGGCCATCATCCATTGAGCTTGATGAAGGTGccaataatgtttttaaatattagaGAGCACAGAGAGAAATCAAAGTTGATTTTCCACAGCAATTGAGAACAACTACAGTATCTAAACCCCACATAAGAGAAGCAAAAGATGGCCAACCTTCTGCTTGAAAGAGGGAAGCAGGTGGCATGTGTTGTGCAGGGTATCAATGATCTCTTCATCGGTCATGTTTTGCTTTATATATTCAAGTGCCTTGGTAGTATATTCCTCACAAAGTGCACACATATCCAGTTTTGTTTTTAGTTCTGCAAGTTGAAGTTAGGTCAACGAAATGATTTATGCCACATTTGCatttaaaactatatttaacAGAAAATTATTCAAAACAAAGTTCCAAAGATTTGAACATAATGTCTTCTCATGGAAAAgacttttaataaaattgaagCTCATTAGTCAAGCTCAGAGGAAGAAAAGCCATATTGATTTTACACCAGGTGTTCCATCTCATTAATGGAAGAGCTTCTGGACTCAAGAGATCATATATGAGCTGGCTCATTCAAGACCTTTATTCTTTAGATCCCTCCTTATCCTATCACAGATGGTTAACTTGATATTTCTGCAGATTTATAATGCACACACAACCAAAATAATGTAACATAGTTATTTATCATTTCTGTCATTATAGTTGCCCTGAAAAAGTGTCATATAACTATTACTCTAAACAATATAACATAAACTTTCCAGTTATTCCGTAAACATAAGTTACTTTAACTGAATCAACTGGTTTCGGTTTCTGAATAGTGTCATCCATTGATAGGTAAATCTAAGGTATACACTATATTAGCAGATCATACTACCATGGGTTTTTAAACTTTATGCAATGATGGATTTGAAGAGGTTCACTTAAATTCACATGTTTGAACTAAAAATCTATACTACTATTAATTCACATGTGCAATACATGTCTCCAATCTGTTGCCAAAGCAGAATAACACAAGGCAAAAAAAGCTAAGAATGAAATTAGTGAACAATGTTACCAGAAATACCAGTGTTTGCTGTATAATTTCTCATTTGATCAAGGTTGGGCACTTCTCTTGCATCACAAGCCCAAGCAGCACCCAATACAACAAGAAACAAGAGTCCCATCCTCCCTTCCATGGTTCCTATAgcaaaacaattattttttaaatgacaaAGGTCTGATATTCCAAACATTGAACTGACTGAAGGGCATATCAAAGTACGATGCTATTCTGATGAAACAAAAGCATGGATTAAACATAATTTACTCGGACACTTGCaaaaatatatatcatattGATGTTTACCACAAAGTTGCACACACACAAGCAGAAAAAGGCATATCAAGAGCTGAGACCATAAACCTTCTTTATGTGAAACTCTTGAATGTACTTCAGAAGTTACATAGACAACACAATTCTTAATAAAGTCGGTATAATGAAGACAACAAAACATGCAATTCAATTCATCCTCCCCCCATAACAGAAAAATCCCTGTTGAGAATATTTTGTCAGCAATGATAAACCATAAACCAATGATCGAAACTGAAAAAGAACCAAACAATCTGGCTGAATCATGTTGTCATCCGACACAGTCATAGAAAACTGAAGTAGTAACAACAAGCAAGACCAATTAACTTGACAACCGAAAATAGTTTATGCATACAGAAAAGAAAATACTAATGGGGGAAATGAAACATTTTGAGGGTTAGTCATTAGTGGGTGGTAACTAAAGGGAAAAAAGATAACTACTTTTCTTAATGGTTTCCTCAGAAGCAAAGAGCAAGCAAGGAATGAAGAGAAGAAAGGTTACCTTATATTTGAAAACAAAGTGAGGTGAATGGAAATAAAATGGTAGTGATTCCTTGAATGAATTTGGAGTGTCGTGTTAGTTGGTGCAGCAAAGAATGGTTGATTAGTTTGCTATCTTCCCTTGTACTGGTAGGTAGCAATATTAATGCAACATGAGTTTCTTCATAAAAACTCCAGTGTGGGGAGCCCCAAGGAGAAGACTGTGTGCCTCAGCACTTCATCATCACGTGGCATAATCAAGGAGGGAATCTAGCTCTGATGAACAAAATCAAGAGACATGATCTACTATGTTCATGTGCAAAAATACAAATCTGTGTAAGACTGTTACCAGATAACTGAAAaggtgaaaagaaaaaaaaaacatgattgaTCTT comes from the Phaseolus vulgaris cultivar G19833 chromosome 8, P. vulgaris v2.0, whole genome shotgun sequence genome and includes:
- the LOC137825856 gene encoding uncharacterized protein isoform X6 → MEGRMGLLFLVVLGAAWACDAREVPNLDQMRNYTANTELKTKLDMCALCEEYTTKALEYIKQNMTDEEIIDTLHNTCHLLPSFKQKCIALVDYYTPIFLSEVASLKPREFCHKIDICQLTEHISLQVQEDACEFCEETVSTLLVKLKDSDTKLEIIETLLKLCNAVEKYANKCKRMVFEYGLLVFDNAEKFLENVDICTVVHACKSSEVASEQALLSDS
- the LOC137825856 gene encoding uncharacterized protein isoform X4 produces the protein MFCCLHYTDFIKNCVVYVTSEVHSRVSHKEGTMEGRMGLLFLVVLGAAWACDAREVPNLDQMRNYTANTELKTKLDMCALCEEYTTKALEYIKQNMTDEEIIDTLHNTCHLLPSFKQKCIALVDYYTPIFLSEVASLKPREFCHKIDICQLTEHISLQVQEDACEFCEETVSTLLVKLKDSDTKLEIIETLLKLCNAVEKYANKCKRMVFEYGLLVFDNAEKFLENVDICTVVHACKSSEVASEQALLSDS
- the LOC137825856 gene encoding uncharacterized protein isoform X3; protein product: MFCCLHYTDFIKNCVVYVTSEVHSRVSHKEGTMEGRMGLLFLVVLGAAWACDAREVPNLDQMRNYTANTGISELKTKLDMCALCEEYTTKALEYIKQNMTDEEIIDTLHNTCHLLPSFKQKCIALVDYYTPIFLSEVASLKPREFCHKIDICQLTEHISLQVQEDACEFCEETVSTLLVKLKDSDTKLEIIETLLKLCNAVEKYANKCKRMVFEYGLLVFDNAEKFLENVDICTVVHACKSSEVASEQALLSDS
- the LOC137825856 gene encoding uncharacterized protein isoform X5, with product MEGRMGLLFLVVLGAAWACDAREVPNLDQMRNYTANTGISELKTKLDMCALCEEYTTKALEYIKQNMTDEEIIDTLHNTCHLLPSFKQKCIALVDYYTPIFLSEVASLKPREFCHKIDICQLTEHISLQVQEDACEFCEETVSTLLVKLKDSDTKLEIIETLLKLCNAVEKYANKCKRMVFEYGLLVFDNAEKFLENVDICTVVHACKSSEVASEQALLSDS
- the LOC137825856 gene encoding uncharacterized protein isoform X2, which produces MFCCLHYTDFIKNCVVYVTSEVHSRVSHKEGLWSQLLICLFLLVCVQLCGTMEGRMGLLFLVVLGAAWACDAREVPNLDQMRNYTANTELKTKLDMCALCEEYTTKALEYIKQNMTDEEIIDTLHNTCHLLPSFKQKCIALVDYYTPIFLSEVASLKPREFCHKIDICQLTEHISLQVQEDACEFCEETVSTLLVKLKDSDTKLEIIETLLKLCNAVEKYANKCKRMVFEYGLLVFDNAEKFLENVDICTVVHACKSSEVASEQALLSDS
- the LOC137825856 gene encoding uncharacterized protein isoform X1 encodes the protein MFCCLHYTDFIKNCVVYVTSEVHSRVSHKEGLWSQLLICLFLLVCVQLCGTMEGRMGLLFLVVLGAAWACDAREVPNLDQMRNYTANTGISELKTKLDMCALCEEYTTKALEYIKQNMTDEEIIDTLHNTCHLLPSFKQKCIALVDYYTPIFLSEVASLKPREFCHKIDICQLTEHISLQVQEDACEFCEETVSTLLVKLKDSDTKLEIIETLLKLCNAVEKYANKCKRMVFEYGLLVFDNAEKFLENVDICTVVHACKSSEVASEQALLSDS